From the genome of Campylobacter concisus, one region includes:
- a CDS encoding NADH-quinone oxidoreductase subunit J, translating into MYESFAFYLFSALVLVSFSFSIFCKNALNAVSALAAGMVFISAIFFLLGAEFLGVVQIIVYTGAVVVLYAFAMMFFDSSKECEPKSSKKAKITIYLLSSFIALLLIFIFLAPLYGAKFDGLSPIASELGNIEAIGILLFSKYLIAFEMCAVMLLVAMVAGIILIHKDLNTQNTLEEML; encoded by the coding sequence ATGTATGAGAGCTTTGCATTTTATCTTTTTAGTGCCTTGGTTTTAGTTAGTTTCTCTTTTAGCATATTTTGTAAAAACGCACTAAATGCAGTCTCTGCGCTAGCTGCTGGCATGGTCTTTATCTCGGCTATATTTTTCTTACTTGGAGCAGAATTTTTAGGCGTAGTGCAGATAATAGTCTACACAGGTGCTGTGGTCGTTTTATATGCATTTGCAATGATGTTTTTTGATAGTAGCAAAGAGTGTGAGCCAAAAAGTAGCAAAAAAGCAAAGATCACCATCTATCTTTTAAGTAGCTTTATAGCACTTCTTTTGATATTTATATTTTTAGCTCCTCTTTATGGTGCAAAATTTGATGGATTAAGTCCCATTGCTAGTGAGCTTGGCAATATCGAGGCTATTGGAATTTTGCTTTTTAGCAAGTATTTAATTGCTTTTGAGATGTGTGCTGTAATGCTTCTTGTGGCAATGGTTGCTGGCATTATCTTGATACATAAAGACCTAAATACTCAAAATACGCTAGAGGAGATGCTATGA
- the nuoI gene encoding NADH-quinone oxidoreductase subunit NuoI: MSEKKYILIDEKLKPKSAFDKFKHFIAVTFKPDLLIGLKVTIKQMLFSKSHTLKYPMQKMELNARYRGIHKLLKFVESENERCIGCGLCEKICVSNCISMKTSLGDDGRKKVASYSINLSRCVYCGFCADVCPELAIVCGQEYEVASESRIIFGTKDKFLTKDKFLKDQSEFEGYGALPKNADSLIKKTPNAFISENENETKNDE, encoded by the coding sequence ATGAGTGAGAAAAAATATATTTTAATAGATGAAAAGTTAAAGCCAAAGAGCGCATTTGATAAATTTAAACACTTCATCGCTGTTACATTTAAGCCTGATCTTTTGATCGGACTAAAAGTCACGATAAAGCAGATGCTCTTTAGCAAGTCACATACTTTAAAATATCCTATGCAAAAGATGGAGTTAAATGCTAGATATAGGGGCATTCACAAGCTTTTGAAATTTGTTGAAAGTGAAAATGAACGTTGCATTGGGTGTGGGTTATGTGAGAAAATTTGCGTTAGCAACTGTATTTCGATGAAGACTTCTCTTGGCGATGATGGCCGTAAAAAGGTCGCAAGCTACTCGATAAATTTAAGTAGATGCGTATATTGTGGATTTTGCGCTGATGTTTGTCCTGAGCTTGCGATAGTTTGCGGACAAGAGTACGAAGTTGCTAGCGAGAGCAGGATTATATTTGGCACAAAAGATAAGTTTTTGACAAAGGATAAATTTTTAAAAGATCAAAGCGAGTTTGAAGGATACGGAGCGCTTCCTAAAAATGCTGATAGCTTAATCAAAAAGACGCCAAATGCATTTATAAGCGAAAATGAAAATGAGACAAAAAATGATGAGTAG
- the nuoH gene encoding NADH-quinone oxidoreductase subunit NuoH produces the protein MSETLFFVLSTIIKAVVILAVMASLAGLATYAERKVLAYMQRRVGPDMVGPAGILQIVADMIKLFTKEDIVPANTNKFIFLIAPLISAIAAFAALAPVPFLPEFEIFGHTLRPILSDINVGILYIAGVASVCVFSPLAAGLASYNKFALISAARAVVSLLSFEIVAGMALLSVVMVTSSLSLVDINNYQKGIFGWLIFKQPLAFLLFLIASFVECNRTPFCLTENETEIVAGYGTEYSGMRWAMFFIGEYTNMIAASIIITILFLGGFNEFLFIPGALMIILKSSIVFFFFLWVRASWAHLRVDQLSAFCWKILLPLGILNIVITGFMLLI, from the coding sequence ATGAGTGAAACACTATTTTTTGTGCTAAGCACTATCATTAAAGCCGTGGTCATCTTAGCCGTCATGGCAAGCCTTGCAGGGCTTGCAACTTATGCTGAGAGAAAGGTACTAGCCTACATGCAGCGCCGCGTGGGACCTGATATGGTAGGGCCAGCTGGGATTTTGCAGATAGTAGCTGACATGATAAAACTCTTTACAAAAGAGGATATCGTGCCAGCAAATACGAATAAATTTATCTTTTTAATAGCTCCACTAATATCAGCCATTGCCGCATTTGCAGCGCTTGCACCTGTGCCGTTTTTGCCTGAGTTTGAAATTTTTGGACATACATTACGTCCGATTCTCTCAGATATAAATGTTGGTATTTTATACATCGCTGGCGTTGCTTCGGTTTGCGTTTTTTCTCCACTTGCAGCAGGTCTTGCAAGCTACAATAAATTTGCACTAATTAGCGCGGCTCGCGCAGTAGTCTCACTTCTTAGTTTCGAAATAGTCGCTGGCATGGCTCTTTTAAGCGTCGTAATGGTAACTAGCTCACTCTCACTTGTGGATATAAACAACTATCAAAAAGGAATTTTTGGCTGGCTTATATTTAAGCAGCCACTTGCATTTTTACTCTTTTTAATAGCAAGCTTTGTGGAGTGCAATAGAACGCCATTTTGTTTAACAGAAAACGAAACAGAGATAGTAGCAGGCTATGGCACCGAGTATAGCGGCATGAGATGGGCGATGTTTTTCATCGGCGAATACACAAATATGATCGCTGCTAGCATCATTATTACGATTTTATTTTTAGGTGGATTTAACGAATTTTTATTTATCCCAGGCGCTTTGATGATCATCTTAAAATCAAGCATTGTCTTTTTCTTTTTTCTTTGGGTAAGGGCTTCATGGGCACATTTAAGAGTTGATCAGTTAAGTGCATTTTGCTGGAAAATTTTGCTTCCGCTTGGAATTTTAAATATCGTAATCACTGGCTTTATGCTACTAATCTAA
- a CDS encoding NADH-quinone oxidoreductase subunit G, whose translation MKISINDQILEADEGESILNIARANGIYIPALCYLSGCSPTLACRLCMVEANGKVVYSCNAKAKEDMQIYTNTPEIDAERNAIMQTYCVNHPIQCGVCDKSGECELQNLTTHLKVNEQKFAITDTHKPHKKWGLINYDPALCIVCERCVTVCKDRIGESALKTVPRGVEVPKELKESMPKDAYAVFSKMQKSLIGPSVGESLDCSFCGECISVCPTGALISSHFQYSTNIWELNPIPAANPHQSDCELIYYDVKEKSTSDRSKQIYRVSNDFTFGEVSGAARFGYDFHNELACKNEEKFEEIVLNIKNGAIKNIKFNSFITNEEALILERLREKFDLNLINNEALNYQKFLNKFSEFSGLSSYNADYEDIKKSDFIITAGSFLRHESPVTSFKLNNALKMNKAAGIYFHHIADEIVKKYSKNFICVTHEAGKLEQILLFILKNWGENLPSTLTSKFENFDENFSLDMPALSEGKSKFTLILGSDFYTDENANLLAALTGVIARATPFRVMLIPPRTNSLGVAKICTLTSEKKPGKTLGYNENGDYKFSIFEGDIDASALNQQEGTFTSINNALVPTNVAIPHKGYFLNDIANALGLMAKDTIDYTLFLPKEKGYKGIKFDDLENFYANDGTSRRGYKLEISNFTPNDDIEPLLKDSKSINLKNDEALVSLANPINLPSFFANYATQTAKRAKLYASSEFIAKFEISQNEAVILEKDGRKLAICVELDSELGGVGAYLGDYDDKLDVGVIFNGKSYAAVKIIKAKDE comes from the coding sequence ATGAAAATAAGCATAAATGATCAAATTTTAGAAGCAGATGAAGGCGAGAGCATCCTAAATATCGCAAGAGCAAATGGAATTTATATCCCAGCTCTTTGCTATCTTAGCGGCTGCTCACCAACTCTTGCTTGTAGGCTTTGCATGGTCGAGGCAAATGGCAAAGTAGTTTATAGCTGCAATGCCAAAGCAAAAGAGGATATGCAGATTTATACAAACACGCCAGAAATCGATGCCGAGCGAAATGCAATCATGCAGACTTATTGCGTAAATCATCCGATTCAATGTGGCGTTTGTGATAAAAGCGGCGAATGCGAACTACAAAATTTAACCACGCATCTAAAAGTAAATGAGCAAAAATTTGCCATAACTGACACGCATAAACCACATAAAAAATGGGGGCTAATCAACTACGATCCAGCTCTTTGCATAGTCTGCGAAAGATGTGTCACTGTTTGTAAGGATAGGATCGGAGAGAGTGCACTAAAGACCGTACCAAGGGGCGTTGAAGTGCCAAAAGAGCTAAAAGAGAGTATGCCAAAAGATGCCTACGCAGTTTTTAGTAAGATGCAAAAAAGCCTAATAGGTCCAAGCGTGGGCGAGAGTCTTGACTGCTCATTTTGTGGCGAGTGTATCAGCGTTTGTCCTACTGGAGCACTTATTAGTTCGCATTTTCAATATAGCACAAATATCTGGGAGCTAAACCCTATCCCAGCAGCAAATCCACATCAAAGCGACTGCGAGCTAATTTACTATGACGTAAAAGAAAAGAGCACTAGCGACAGAAGTAAGCAAATTTACCGCGTCAGCAATGATTTTACATTTGGTGAGGTAAGTGGAGCAGCTAGGTTTGGTTATGACTTTCACAACGAGCTTGCCTGTAAAAATGAAGAAAAATTTGAAGAGATTGTTTTAAATATTAAAAATGGCGCGATCAAAAATATAAAATTTAATAGCTTTATCACGAACGAAGAGGCCCTTATTTTAGAGCGTTTAAGAGAGAAATTTGATCTAAATTTAATAAATAATGAGGCGCTAAATTATCAAAAATTTTTAAATAAATTTAGCGAATTTAGTGGGCTTAGCTCATATAATGCAGACTATGAAGATATTAAAAAAAGCGATTTTATCATCACTGCTGGTAGTTTCTTAAGGCATGAGAGTCCAGTGACAAGTTTTAAGTTAAATAACGCTTTAAAAATGAATAAAGCAGCTGGAATTTACTTTCATCACATAGCCGATGAGATCGTTAAAAAATATTCTAAAAATTTTATTTGCGTAACGCATGAAGCTGGGAAATTAGAGCAAATTTTACTTTTTATACTTAAAAATTGGGGTGAAAATTTACCTAGCACACTTACATCAAAGTTTGAAAATTTTGATGAAAATTTTAGCTTAGATATGCCAGCTTTAAGTGAGGGCAAAAGCAAATTTACACTCATTTTAGGAAGCGATTTTTACACGGATGAAAATGCAAATTTACTAGCCGCACTTACTGGAGTGATCGCAAGAGCTACGCCTTTTCGTGTGATGCTAATACCACCACGCACAAACTCACTTGGCGTTGCTAAAATTTGCACTCTTACAAGCGAGAAAAAGCCTGGCAAGACGCTTGGCTACAACGAAAATGGTGATTATAAATTTAGCATTTTTGAAGGCGATATCGATGCTAGCGCACTAAATCAGCAAGAAGGTACATTTACAAGCATAAATAACGCCCTAGTGCCAACAAATGTAGCGATACCGCACAAAGGTTATTTTCTAAACGATATTGCAAACGCGCTTGGACTAATGGCTAAAGATACGATTGATTACACGTTATTTTTGCCAAAAGAAAAGGGTTACAAAGGCATTAAATTTGATGATTTAGAAAATTTTTACGCAAACGACGGCACAAGTCGTAGAGGCTACAAGCTTGAAATTTCAAATTTCACGCCAAATGATGATATAGAGCCACTTTTAAAAGATAGCAAGAGTATAAATTTAAAGAATGATGAAGCTCTAGTTAGCCTTGCAAATCCTATAAATTTGCCATCATTTTTTGCAAACTATGCCACGCAAACAGCCAAAAGAGCAAAGCTTTATGCAAGTAGCGAGTTTATAGCTAAATTTGAAATTTCACAAAACGAAGCGGTTATTTTAGAAAAAGATGGGCGCAAGCTTGCCATTTGCGTGGAGCTTGATAGCGAGCTTGGCGGAGTTGGTGCGTATTTAGGTGATTATGACGATAAGCTTGATGTGGGCGTTATATTTAATGGCAAAAGCTACGCCGCAGTTAAAATTATAAAGGCAAAAGATGAGTGA
- a CDS encoding NADH-ubiquinone oxidoreductase subunit E family protein, whose amino-acid sequence MRRVDLRHLKSEFLSALGQQIKASEAGEVIIFLFEIGDFSGVTKAVNLAYNLNCEVMNSLKFNQVDWVLTIKKGKI is encoded by the coding sequence ATGAGAAGGGTCGATCTTAGACACTTAAAGAGTGAGTTTTTGAGCGCTCTTGGACAGCAGATAAAGGCTAGCGAGGCTGGCGAAGTGATTATATTTTTATTTGAGATAGGCGATTTTAGTGGCGTGACAAAGGCTGTAAATTTAGCTTATAATCTAAACTGCGAAGTGATGAACTCGCTTAAATTTAACCAAGTTGATTGGGTATTAACCATAAAAAAGGGCAAGATATGA
- the nuoD gene encoding NADH dehydrogenase (quinone) subunit D, which translates to MSQSPNRLKPFFENLEFEQNDGKMILNFGPQHPSAHGQLKLVLELDGEKVVRAMPEVGFMHRGVEKMAENMTYQEFIPVTDRVDYIASSANNYAFCAAVEKLCGIEVPHRAQIIRVMLLELNRISSHLLFLATHALDVGAMSVFLYAFREREYVLDLIEKYCGARLTHSSIRIGGMPLDMPDGWCEELLKFCEKFPSDITLYEDLLSENRIWQARLVDVGVISKELALSSGCSGVMLRASGVARDIRKEEPYLIYDELDFDVPYATKGDCYARYLLYMKEMRECVKILKQCVSKYQTSSPAIIADAPEYVSASKEQIMSQNYSLMQHFVLITQGLKPPKGEIYFASESPKGELGIYINSDGSASPYRLKIRTPSFWHCAIYEDLLVGQYVADVATIIGSTNIILGEVDR; encoded by the coding sequence TTGAGCCAGTCACCAAACCGCTTAAAACCATTTTTTGAAAATTTAGAATTTGAGCAAAATGACGGCAAGATGATACTAAATTTTGGACCACAGCACCCAAGCGCTCATGGTCAGTTAAAGCTTGTGCTTGAGCTTGATGGCGAAAAGGTCGTGCGCGCCATGCCAGAGGTTGGCTTCATGCACCGAGGCGTTGAAAAGATGGCTGAAAATATGACCTATCAGGAATTTATCCCAGTGACTGATAGGGTTGATTACATAGCATCGAGTGCCAATAACTACGCATTTTGCGCGGCTGTGGAGAAGCTTTGCGGTATCGAAGTGCCTCACCGTGCGCAGATCATTAGAGTGATGCTTTTGGAGCTAAACCGCATCAGCTCACACCTTTTATTTTTAGCCACGCATGCCCTTGATGTGGGGGCAATGAGCGTCTTTTTATATGCATTTAGAGAGCGCGAATACGTCCTTGATCTAATAGAAAAATACTGCGGCGCAAGGCTAACACATAGCTCGATAAGGATCGGTGGCATGCCGCTTGATATGCCTGATGGCTGGTGCGAGGAGCTGCTTAAATTTTGCGAAAAATTTCCAAGTGACATCACACTTTATGAAGATCTGCTAAGCGAAAATAGAATTTGGCAAGCAAGGCTTGTTGATGTGGGCGTAATTAGCAAAGAGCTAGCCCTTAGTAGCGGCTGCTCTGGCGTCATGCTAAGAGCAAGCGGAGTCGCACGTGATATAAGAAAAGAAGAGCCTTATCTCATCTACGACGAGCTAGACTTTGATGTGCCTTACGCCACCAAAGGCGATTGCTACGCAAGATACCTGCTTTACATGAAAGAGATGCGCGAGTGCGTGAAAATTTTAAAGCAGTGTGTTAGCAAGTATCAAACAAGTAGCCCTGCAATCATCGCTGATGCGCCAGAGTATGTGAGCGCTTCAAAAGAGCAGATAATGAGCCAAAACTACTCGCTAATGCAGCATTTTGTGCTAATAACTCAGGGGCTAAAACCCCCAAAAGGTGAGATTTACTTTGCCAGTGAGTCACCAAAGGGCGAGCTTGGAATTTATATAAACTCAGACGGTAGTGCAAGCCCATATCGCCTAAAAATTCGCACGCCAAGCTTTTGGCACTGCGCCATTTATGAAGATTTATTAGTAGGTCAGTACGTCGCTGATGTCGCTACGATAATTGGTAGCACAAATATCATCTTAGGCGAGGTCGATAGATGA
- a CDS encoding NADH-quinone oxidoreductase subunit C: MREYKPKNDLQKKQYYKEKFYIEKQTPKDEVRGSKFDEELAILEQSEVEILSSYVEFDQLVLYVNSSENFKALEVLKSFGYEQLSELAALDFTSAKDGYEVFYQLLSMSKNRRVRVKCFVKKDEMLKSVCELYKSANWSEREMYDLSGVLIKDHPNLKRLIMPDDWHSHPLLKSYPLVGDEAAKWYEVDKIFGRESREQIGEENRDPAYIEEKDTFGFSRVFDENEDYEYQEEGGVKFVKKAKFSQSQIVKERP, translated from the coding sequence ATGAGAGAGTATAAGCCAAAGAATGATCTGCAAAAAAAGCAGTATTACAAAGAAAAATTTTACATAGAAAAGCAGACGCCAAAAGATGAGGTAAGAGGTTCTAAATTTGATGAAGAGCTAGCCATCTTAGAGCAAAGCGAAGTAGAAATTTTATCTAGCTACGTGGAGTTTGATCAGCTTGTACTTTATGTAAATTCTAGTGAAAATTTTAAAGCTCTTGAAGTATTAAAATCTTTTGGTTACGAACAGCTTAGCGAGCTTGCAGCACTTGATTTTACAAGTGCAAAAGATGGATATGAGGTCTTTTATCAGCTTCTTAGCATGAGTAAAAATAGACGCGTTCGTGTAAAATGTTTTGTAAAAAAAGATGAAATGCTAAAAAGCGTTTGCGAGCTTTATAAAAGCGCGAACTGGTCTGAGCGCGAGATGTATGATCTAAGCGGCGTTCTCATTAAAGATCATCCAAATTTAAAGCGCCTCATCATGCCTGATGACTGGCACTCGCACCCACTCTTAAAAAGCTATCCGCTAGTTGGCGACGAGGCTGCCAAATGGTACGAGGTGGATAAAATTTTTGGGCGTGAGTCTAGAGAGCAAATCGGCGAAGAGAACCGCGATCCAGCTTATATTGAAGAGAAAGATACCTTTGGATTTTCACGTGTCTTTGATGAAAATGAAGACTACGAGTATCAAGAAGAAGGCGGCGTGAAATTTGTCAAAAAGGCTAAATTTAGTCAGAGCCAAATAGTAAAGGAAAGACCTTGA
- a CDS encoding NuoB/complex I 20 kDa subunit family protein yields the protein MAKHQINYAANGGLPVVLTTVDKLVQWGRSNSLWALSYGLACCAIEMMASGASRYDFDRFGTIFRASPRHSEVMIIAGTLTKKHAEFTRRLYDQMPEPKWVISMGSCANTGGMFNTYSTVQGVDRIIPVDIYIPGCAPRPETLQYALMMLQKKIRKQSAFRAQKPRKLEI from the coding sequence ATGGCAAAGCATCAGATAAACTACGCTGCAAATGGTGGCTTGCCAGTAGTTTTAACAACCGTTGATAAGCTCGTTCAGTGGGGCAGGAGCAACTCGCTTTGGGCTCTTAGCTACGGGCTTGCTTGCTGTGCGATCGAGATGATGGCAAGTGGCGCTAGTAGATATGACTTTGATAGATTTGGCACCATTTTTAGGGCTAGCCCAAGACACTCAGAGGTGATGATCATAGCTGGCACGCTAACTAAAAAACACGCTGAGTTTACAAGGCGTCTTTACGACCAGATGCCTGAGCCAAAGTGGGTTATCTCAATGGGTAGCTGTGCAAACACTGGCGGCATGTTTAACACCTATTCAACCGTTCAAGGTGTCGATAGAATAATACCAGTTGATATCTATATCCCAGGCTGTGCCCCACGTCCAGAGACGCTTCAATACGCACTTATGATGCTTCAAAAAAAGATAAGAAAGCAAAGTGCATTTAGGGCGCAAAAGCCAAGGAAGCTTGAGATATGA
- a CDS encoding NAD(P)H-quinone oxidoreductase subunit 3, with protein MSHSELESTYFGAFIILLLATCSFCLITFLSSKISKKLANRNTQRLKLGFYECGPTTVKQPNKINIHYFFYGILFILFDVEVIFMYPWAVDFRLLGIFGLIEMLLFVAILLIGFAYAWQKGVFKWQSIR; from the coding sequence ATGTCACATTCAGAGCTTGAAAGCACCTATTTTGGTGCATTTATCATACTTTTACTAGCGACTTGTTCATTTTGTTTAATAACATTCTTATCTTCAAAAATAAGCAAAAAACTAGCCAACCGCAATACACAGCGTCTAAAACTTGGCTTTTATGAGTGTGGTCCAACCACCGTAAAACAGCCAAATAAGATAAATATCCACTACTTTTTTTATGGAATTTTATTTATTTTGTTTGATGTTGAAGTCATCTTTATGTATCCGTGGGCGGTGGATTTTAGGCTACTTGGAATTTTTGGACTAATCGAAATGTTGCTTTTTGTGGCGATTTTACTTATCGGCTTTGCTTATGCTTGGCAAAAAGGAGTCTTTAAATGGCAAAGCATCAGATAA